The following nucleotide sequence is from Luteolibacter sp. Y139.
CCATTGAAGGCGAAAAGGACGGGGCGCTTGGTGAGATCGCCGGCGTCTTTTTTCAGATAGCTGACGTGGAAGATGGAGGCGCGCGGGGAGCCATCGTCCTTCTGGATGACGAGCTTGGAGGTGGTGACCTGATAGTCGATTTTCTTGCCGGCGATGGTGACGGAGCCGTCTTTGGTCACGGGCTCGGCGGGCTTTTTCTCGTCCTTGGCGGCGTCCGGTTTGGCATCGGGCGGTGGGCCGGCGGGCTTTTCCTGGGCGGTGGCGAGGACGGTGGAAAGGGCGAGGAGCAGCAGGGACGGGCGCATACGGGACGTGAAGCTAGGTGGTTCGGGGGGCTTGTCGATGGGAGAAGCGACAGGGGGACGGGGGTTGGTGTCGGTTTCTATCAGGAGGAGCGATCGGAGGGGAATCTATGCACCCGGTGCCTTGGGTCCCGCACACGGCGTGTGCGTACCACGTTGTTTAGCGCAGGGCTTTGGCGGCGGCGGGGTGGAGCTTGGTCTTTGGGAGGTTGGCGAGGCCCCAGCGGGCGAGGGGGATGATGACTTCGTGGAGGGATTTGCCGGTGGGGGTGAGCTGGTAGTGGAAGCGGCGGCGGTCTTGGTCGTCGGGGGTCTTGGTGACTAGGCCTTGCTCGTGGAGGTGCTTGAGGCGGTCGGCGAGGATATTGGTGGCGATGCCTTCGGGGGAGGCGAGGAATTCATCGAAGCGCTGCTTGCCGAGGAAGAGGTCGCGGATGACGAGCATGGTCCAGCGGTCGCCGAGGAGATCGAGGGCGCAGGCGACCGGGCAGGGGGAACGGCGGGGCAGGGATTGCGATTTCGGTTTCGCGGGCACGCGGTAAATTAACTTGCAAAGGGCAAGTGAGGCAAGCATGGGTGATGGGTCGCTTGCGATTTGAAAGTTAAATAGCCGGGCCATGAAAACGACTGACAATGCTTCCCCGCAATCTCCTGTGGCCCTGGCACCTCCAGGTGCGGGCTTGCCGTGGCTGGAAAAGAAAATGCTGGGCTATGGCTTGGGGTTGTATTCCAAGGTGACGGACCGCGAGCGGGCGATGGAGCGCTTTCTGGGGGAGGCGGAGAGCGTGCTATCGCTGGCAACTCCGCTCAGTGAGGAAGAAGGCAGGCGGGCGGTGCTGGTGAAGCGCTTGCGGGGGATGGAGGACAGCAGTCGCTATTGGTCGCCCTATATGATCGTCCAGCATCTGGTGATCGTGGACAAGGCGATGCTGATGATGATCCGGATGCTTTCCGCGGGTAAGACGACGGATCGCAAGTCGAGTACGGCTGATGTGAAGCCATCGCCGGATGCAGGACCGGAGGCGCTCGATGAATTTCGAGAACTGCTGGTGCGTTGGCAGGAGACGCTTTCAGGGATCCCGGACTTGCGAAGTGGCTCGCGGCATCCGCATCCGTGGTTTGGGCCATTGGATGCCCATGGGTGGTCCTGTGTGGCGGGGTTGCATCACGGGATTCACCGGAGGCAGATGGAAGCAGTATTGAGAGACCAGAGGTAAGAGGCCAGAAACCAGAGGAGAAGTGGCGAGGTGATCAGTGGTGGGGCCACTTCTTGAAGTCGGTGGCGACGGATTCGCCCGAGGTGACATACCAGGCGTAGCCGCTGCGGCGTTCTTCGCCGATCTCGGCGAGGGTGGCTTTCTT
It contains:
- a CDS encoding winged helix-turn-helix transcriptional regulator; translated protein: MPAKPKSQSLPRRSPCPVACALDLLGDRWTMLVIRDLFLGKQRFDEFLASPEGIATNILADRLKHLHEQGLVTKTPDDQDRRRFHYQLTPTGKSLHEVIIPLARWGLANLPKTKLHPAAAKALR
- a CDS encoding DinB family protein, giving the protein MKTTDNASPQSPVALAPPGAGLPWLEKKMLGYGLGLYSKVTDRERAMERFLGEAESVLSLATPLSEEEGRRAVLVKRLRGMEDSSRYWSPYMIVQHLVIVDKAMLMMIRMLSAGKTTDRKSSTADVKPSPDAGPEALDEFRELLVRWQETLSGIPDLRSGSRHPHPWFGPLDAHGWSCVAGLHHGIHRRQMEAVLRDQR